DNA sequence from the Maribacter dokdonensis DSW-8 genome:
ATGCAATTTTAAACATTATATCTAACATCTTTTACGCACTGTTTTCAACATTGGCAATGATATCATTATTTCCAATGTTGAACGTGCTTTTTAACCAAACGGAAAAAATATATACTAAACCAAAATGGAGCGGTATAACCGATCTAAAAGATTACGTAACAGATTCTCTAAACTTTTACATAACAAAACAAAGCCAGCAAACAGATTCAGGCGAAGTTCTAATGTACATGGTTGGGCTGATTATTACCATGTTTCTATTAAAAAATCTTTTCAATTATTTAGCAATGTATTTTATTACGTTTCTACGTAACGGTGTCCTTAAAGATTTACGTAATGAACTATATGATAAAACTGTAGAATTACCTATTTCGTATTATTCTGAAAAACGAAAAGGTGATACTATTGCTCGTATAACTTCAGATGTACTAGAAATTCAACATTCGTTTCTATCTATTTTGGAGCTAATCGTTAGAGAGCCCTTAACTATAATTTTTACGATTATAGCAATGCTCACCATTAGTCCGAAACTGACGTTGTTCGTTTTTCTGTTTCTTCCACTTTCAGGATTCTTAATTTCTTTGATCGGTAAATCGTTAAAACGTAAATCGGACAAAGTTCAACAAGAGCAAGGTTACTTCTTATCCATTTTAGAGGAAACTTTGGGGGGACTTAGAGTTATAAAGGCGTTTAATGCAGAATCTGTATTCGCCAGAAAATTTCAATCTTCTACGAAAAGATTTTTTAATTTTTCGAACAGTTTGCTAAACAGACAAAACTTGGCTTCCCCAACAAGTGAATTTTTCGGAATTGCAGCCATTGGTGTAATTCTATGGTACGGTGGACAAATGGTTCTTGTTGAAAAAACACTTGAAGCTGAACTTTTTATAACCTACATGGCTTTGTCTTACCAAATTTTAACGCCAGCGAAAGCAATAAGTAAAGCATCTTACGGAGTTAAAAAAGGAAATGCTGCTGCAGAACGTGTTCTAGAAGTCTTAGAAACGGAAAATCCTATTTCCGAAATAGACAACCCTATTCAACAGGACACTTTCACCAAGGCTGTGAAGATTGATAATATTTCCTTTAAATATGAAGATGAATATGTGCTAAAAAACTTCAACTTAACCGTTGAAAAAGGAAAAACAGTAGCTCTTGTGGGGCAATCCGGTAGTGGAAAAAGTACTATTGCAAACCTTGTGACTAGATTTTACGATGTCAATGAAGGTGAAATCAGCATTGACGGAAACAACATAAAAAATCTAAGTAAAAAATCGCTCCGAGGTCTATTGGGTCTGGTGACACAAGACTCTATCCTATTTAATGATACGGTTAAGAACAATATTGGTCTAGGTAAGGAAAATGCCACTGACGAAGAAATTATAGCTGCCGCAAAAATTGCCAATGCACATGATTTTATAATTGATCTCCCAAAAGGTTACGACACTAACATTGGGGACAGCGGCAATAAATTAAGTGGTGGTCAGAAACAACGATTATCCATTTCTAGAGCGGTTCTAAAGAATCCTCCAATTATGATATTGGATGAAGCCACCTCTGCCCTAGATACTGAAAGTGAACGTTTGGTGCAAGATGCGCTTGAAAAAATGATGAAGAACAGAACTTCTATCGTCATTGCACATAGGTTATCAACCATTCAGAATGCTGATACGATTGTGGTACTGCAAAAAGGTGAAATAGTTGAGCAAGGTACACATGCTGAACTTTTAGAATTAAACGGCACTTATAAAAAGCTGGTTGAGATGCAATCGTTGGCTTAACACATAAATATTGCTGAAAAATAAAAAAGCCATCTATAAAAGATGGCTTTTTTCATATTATCCGAATGATGTTTACCTCGCAACTTTAATATCTACTACCATTATTTCACCATTGTTACTTTTCATCTTAATGGCGCCTTTATGACCTGCTGCATTCTCAAATAAAACTACAACCGGGTAATCTTGTGGTCCCATTGCCTCATCCTCATTCTCAATAACTAAATCTATTAATTGACTACCCTCATTAATAGCATCAAATTCTTCTACCGTCATTTGATCAGCCGTATTTTCCATTTTTGTAGTTGTTGCTCCTTCAATTTGCTCATCCTGAAATAAATCATCGGGACTCATCCAAAACAAAAACCCCGGATTCGACGGACTCATATCATACCATGCCAAATCTATAGTAGCACCTTTTTCAGCGTCAATTTCGTTATACGTATATATTTCACCTGTTATGGTTGAGAAAAATCTCTTTGTGTCCAAACCATTTGTGTCAACATCAAATGCTACGTTCTCATAAACCATAAAACTATCAAGTTCTTCGACCTCCTCTTCAACAACTTCTTCCTAAGTTTCTGTTTCAGTTTCTGTTTCTGTTTCAGTTTCGGTTTCTGTTTCTGTTTCAGTTTCGGTTTCTGTCTCTGTTTCAGTTTCAGATTCGGTTTCGGTTTCGGTTTCTTCAACTACATCAGTAATAATTACATCTTCATCACCATCACTACAAGAAATAATAGAGATTGATACGAACAAGATAAGCACATAGTAAAATTTTTTCTGTAAAATCATTAAATCTAATTTTGGTTTATCTTACAACGTAAAGAACCTTATTATATTGAAAATCTTCGTTATAATGATAATAACTCTTTTCAACAATTAAACCTTTGACTAAATTCATTGTCTAAGAATAAACAAACCTCAATTTTTGGTGATCGAAGAGGAAACATTAGTTATCGACTTAAAAACAAAGAGCAGACAAGCTCAGGCTTTTGAGGTATTGGTAAATACCTATAAAGAACGCTTGTACTGGCAAATACGTAGTATTGTTTTAAATCATGATGATGCTGATGATGTGCTACAAAACACCTTTATTAAAGTCTATAAAAATATAGACGGATTTAAAGGAGATAGTAAACTATTCTCTTGGA
Encoded proteins:
- a CDS encoding ABC transporter ATP-binding protein, translating into MNYFKKILRFAKPYKIYAILNIISNIFYALFSTLAMISLFPMLNVLFNQTEKIYTKPKWSGITDLKDYVTDSLNFYITKQSQQTDSGEVLMYMVGLIITMFLLKNLFNYLAMYFITFLRNGVLKDLRNELYDKTVELPISYYSEKRKGDTIARITSDVLEIQHSFLSILELIVREPLTIIFTIIAMLTISPKLTLFVFLFLPLSGFLISLIGKSLKRKSDKVQQEQGYFLSILEETLGGLRVIKAFNAESVFARKFQSSTKRFFNFSNSLLNRQNLASPTSEFFGIAAIGVILWYGGQMVLVEKTLEAELFITYMALSYQILTPAKAISKASYGVKKGNAAAERVLEVLETENPISEIDNPIQQDTFTKAVKIDNISFKYEDEYVLKNFNLTVEKGKTVALVGQSGSGKSTIANLVTRFYDVNEGEISIDGNNIKNLSKKSLRGLLGLVTQDSILFNDTVKNNIGLGKENATDEEIIAAAKIANAHDFIIDLPKGYDTNIGDSGNKLSGGQKQRLSISRAVLKNPPIMILDEATSALDTESERLVQDALEKMMKNRTSIVIAHRLSTIQNADTIVVLQKGEIVEQGTHAELLELNGTYKKLVEMQSLA